One window from the genome of Nocardioides conyzicola encodes:
- a CDS encoding NUDIX hydrolase, which produces MPELVGDADAWPVADSTHRYDGGWVMRLREDQVQRPGHRDETPFSRLVLEHPGAAIILAVDDQDRALCLWQYRHPVERSLLQLPAGLCDIAGEEPLGVARRELVEEAGFEAAEWTHLVSAYSSPGISEEMGHYFLARGLTEVGQGDFEPEHEEAEMEVRWVPVQELADAVLAGGPVDGHLAIAVLLATARGLAGSTRPR; this is translated from the coding sequence GTGCCCGAGCTCGTCGGCGATGCCGACGCCTGGCCGGTCGCCGACAGCACGCACCGGTACGACGGTGGGTGGGTGATGCGGCTGCGCGAGGACCAGGTGCAGCGGCCCGGTCATCGCGACGAGACGCCGTTCAGCCGGCTGGTCCTCGAGCACCCCGGGGCCGCGATCATCCTGGCCGTCGACGACCAGGACCGGGCGCTGTGCCTGTGGCAGTACCGCCACCCGGTCGAGCGGTCGCTGCTCCAGCTCCCGGCCGGACTGTGCGACATCGCGGGGGAGGAACCCCTCGGCGTGGCGCGTCGCGAGCTGGTCGAGGAGGCCGGCTTCGAGGCGGCCGAGTGGACGCACCTCGTTTCGGCGTACTCCTCTCCCGGGATCTCCGAGGAGATGGGGCACTACTTCCTCGCCCGCGGGCTCACCGAGGTGGGTCAGGGCGACTTCGAGCCGGAGCACGAGGAGGCCGAGATGGAGGTCCGCTGGGTGCCCGTGCAGGAGCTGGCGGACGCCGTGCTGGCCGGTGGACCGGTCGACGGGCACCTCGCCATCGCCGTCTTGCTGGCCACCGCACGCGGTCTGGCAGGATCGACCCGTCCCCGGTAG
- the xerD gene encoding site-specific tyrosine recombinase XerD, which translates to MSDVQRAVRTYLDHLSVERGLAANTLTSYRRDLRRYVGYLAERGVDDLDQVTEATVIDFLVRLREGDAEHPALTSTSAARTVVAVRGFHKFAVADGLATMDPASGVKPPTPAKRLPKALPLADVEAILEVAGAPGTTLALRDRALLELLYGTGARISEAVGLDVDDLDWGASGTDGTVLLRGKGSKERIVPVGSYAREAIDAYLVRGRPELASVTTKATNGGALFLNARGGRLSRQSAWAVLVKAADRAGITKDVSPHTLRHSFATHLIDGGADVRVVQELLGHASVTTTQVYTLVTVDNLREVFATAHPRARD; encoded by the coding sequence CTGAGTGACGTCCAGCGGGCGGTCCGCACCTACCTCGACCACCTCTCGGTCGAGCGCGGGCTCGCGGCCAACACCCTGACGTCGTACCGGCGCGACCTGCGCAGGTACGTCGGCTACCTGGCGGAGCGCGGCGTCGACGACCTCGACCAGGTCACCGAGGCGACCGTCATCGACTTCCTCGTGCGCCTGCGCGAGGGCGACGCCGAGCACCCGGCGCTGACCTCCACCTCGGCCGCGCGGACCGTGGTGGCGGTGCGGGGCTTCCACAAGTTCGCCGTCGCCGACGGGCTGGCGACCATGGACCCGGCCAGCGGCGTGAAGCCGCCGACGCCGGCGAAGCGGCTGCCCAAGGCGCTGCCGCTGGCCGACGTCGAGGCGATCCTGGAGGTGGCCGGGGCTCCCGGGACGACGCTGGCGCTGCGGGACCGGGCGCTGCTCGAGCTGCTGTACGGCACCGGTGCGCGCATCTCCGAGGCCGTCGGGCTGGACGTCGACGACCTCGACTGGGGTGCCTCCGGCACGGACGGCACCGTGCTGCTGCGCGGCAAGGGCAGCAAGGAGCGGATCGTGCCGGTCGGCTCGTACGCCCGGGAGGCGATCGACGCCTACCTCGTGCGCGGCCGGCCGGAGCTGGCATCGGTCACGACGAAGGCGACCAACGGGGGAGCGCTCTTCCTCAACGCCCGCGGGGGCCGGCTCTCGCGGCAGTCGGCCTGGGCGGTCCTGGTGAAGGCCGCGGACCGGGCGGGCATCACCAAGGACGTCTCGCCGCACACCCTGCGACACTCGTTCGCGACCCACCTGATCGACGGCGGCGCCGACGTCCGCGTCGTGCAGGAGCTGCTCGGGCACGCCTCGGTGACCACCACGCAGGTCTACACGCTGGTCACCGTCGACAACCTCCGCGAGGTCTTCGCCACCGCCCACCCGAGAGCACGTGACTGA
- the ald gene encoding alanine dehydrogenase, translating to MKVGVPKEVKNHEYRVAITPIGVHELVAHGHEVFIQQDAGVGSSIPDEEYVAAGATIVPDADSAWGADGSIDMVLKVKEPVAEEYHRMREGLTLFTYLHLAADKPLTEELLARKVTGVAYETVQLPSGGLPLLYPMSEVAGCLAPQVGAYSLLKAQGGRGVLMGGVGGVANAKVVIIGAGVSGQNAANIALGMGADVTLLDTDLDKLRMSFWRYNNRVHGLASSKLALEQQVREADMVIGAVLIPGAAAPKLVSNQLVSEMKPGSVLVDIAVDQGGCFEDTHATTHADPTYQVHNSTFYCVANMPGAVPNTSTYALTNATLPYAVALADKGWAQACRDDHSLALGLNTHAGLLTNGPVGAAVGIEAVSLDGVLAE from the coding sequence GTGAAGGTCGGCGTCCCCAAGGAAGTCAAGAACCACGAGTACCGGGTGGCGATCACCCCGATCGGTGTGCACGAGCTGGTGGCGCACGGCCACGAGGTCTTCATCCAGCAGGATGCGGGCGTCGGGTCGTCGATCCCCGACGAGGAGTACGTCGCCGCCGGTGCCACGATCGTCCCTGATGCGGACTCCGCGTGGGGCGCCGACGGCAGCATCGACATGGTGCTCAAGGTCAAGGAGCCCGTCGCCGAGGAGTACCACCGGATGCGGGAGGGGCTGACCCTCTTCACCTACCTCCACCTCGCGGCCGACAAGCCGCTGACCGAGGAGCTGCTGGCCCGCAAGGTCACCGGCGTCGCCTACGAGACCGTGCAGCTGCCCTCGGGCGGGCTGCCGCTGCTCTACCCGATGTCGGAGGTCGCCGGTTGCCTCGCGCCCCAGGTGGGCGCCTACTCGCTGCTCAAGGCGCAGGGCGGCCGCGGTGTGCTGATGGGCGGGGTCGGCGGTGTCGCCAACGCGAAGGTCGTCATCATCGGCGCGGGCGTCTCCGGCCAGAACGCCGCCAACATCGCGCTCGGCATGGGCGCCGACGTGACGCTGCTCGACACCGACCTGGACAAGCTGCGGATGTCCTTCTGGCGCTACAACAACCGGGTCCACGGGCTGGCGTCGTCCAAGCTCGCGCTCGAGCAGCAGGTGCGCGAGGCCGACATGGTCATCGGCGCGGTGCTGATCCCGGGTGCGGCGGCGCCCAAGCTGGTCTCCAACCAGCTGGTGTCGGAGATGAAGCCGGGCTCGGTGCTCGTGGACATCGCGGTCGACCAGGGTGGCTGCTTCGAGGACACCCACGCGACCACGCACGCGGACCCGACGTACCAGGTGCACAACTCGACGTTCTACTGCGTGGCCAACATGCCGGGCGCGGTGCCGAACACGTCGACGTACGCCCTGACCAACGCGACCCTGCCGTACGCCGTCGCGCTGGCCGACAAGGGCTGGGCGCAGGCGTGCCGCGACGACCACTCGCTGGCCCTCGGCCTCAACACCCACGCCGGGCTCCTCACCAACGGACCGGTGGGAGCCGCGGTGGGCATCGAGGCCGTCAGCCTGGACGGAGTACTCGCTGAGTGA
- a CDS encoding DEAD/DEAH box helicase has product MAYDADAVLDDITAYAGGLGLELYPHQEEAILSILAGDNVILATPTGSGKSLVAVGAHKAAMASDRVSFYTAPIKALVSEKFFALCEVFGADDVGMLTGDASVNPDAPIICCTAEVLANIALREGERADVGLVVMDEFHFYAEPDRGWAWQVPLLELPQAQFLLMSATLGDVTELAADITRRNGRDTTVVDDAVRPVPLHFAWQLTPLIETLEELVTTGQGPVYVVHFTQKDAVDGATSLLNAGWASADRAQRDELAERLAGFRFGAGFGKTLSKLLRKGIGVHHAGMLPRYRRVVEQLAQAGLLRVICGTDTLGVGINVPIRTVLFSALAKYDGNRSRVLRSREFLQIAGRAGRAGYDTAGYVVVQAPEHTIANEKAKAKAAAKNAAMSAEKQAKRGSKAQLKKPPEGTVVWTEQTYDKLVEGLPEPLVSRMKVDNAMLINVLAREEDAFPVMRRLLMDNHEERRQQLRLARRALRLARSLVRSGTLTRLDELDEFGRRYVMTVDLPVDFALNQPLAHFALAALDVLDPESEDYTLDIVSVIEAVLEGPRQILAQQQYVARGEAVAEMKADGIEYEERMLLLEEVTWPQPLAELLTATYEIYRERHPWLREDALAPKSIVREIYEQGMSFTDFVSRYQLARSEGLVLRYLTDAYRTLRQTVPEAHRTPELDDLVEWLGETVRQTDSSLLDEWEALSDPSHVRTDVAHHEPPPSPRAISKQARAFRVMIRNAMWRRVELVARDDLDGLMRLERAAADRTDPPAEVLMTRPAWDAALEDYYAEHDRVLTDADARGPALLTVTESGRAWEVRQTIHDPEGHHDWVIDGIVDVDASDDTGELVLAAVAMHRLGG; this is encoded by the coding sequence ATGGCGTACGACGCAGATGCGGTGCTCGACGACATCACGGCGTACGCCGGGGGTCTCGGTCTCGAGCTCTACCCGCACCAGGAGGAGGCGATCCTCTCGATCCTCGCCGGCGACAACGTCATCCTCGCCACGCCTACGGGCTCGGGGAAGTCGCTGGTCGCGGTCGGGGCGCACAAGGCGGCGATGGCCTCCGACCGGGTGTCGTTCTACACCGCGCCGATCAAGGCGTTGGTGAGCGAGAAGTTCTTCGCGCTGTGCGAGGTGTTCGGCGCGGACGACGTCGGGATGCTGACCGGCGACGCGTCGGTCAACCCGGACGCCCCGATCATCTGCTGCACCGCGGAGGTGCTCGCCAACATCGCGCTGCGCGAGGGTGAGCGCGCGGACGTCGGGCTCGTCGTGATGGACGAGTTCCACTTCTACGCCGAGCCCGACCGCGGCTGGGCCTGGCAGGTGCCGCTGCTGGAGCTGCCGCAGGCACAGTTCCTGCTGATGTCGGCCACGCTCGGCGACGTGACGGAGCTGGCCGCGGACATCACGCGGCGCAACGGCCGGGACACGACGGTCGTCGACGACGCCGTACGACCGGTGCCGCTGCACTTCGCCTGGCAGCTGACGCCGCTGATCGAGACGCTCGAGGAGCTGGTGACGACCGGGCAGGGACCGGTGTACGTCGTGCACTTCACCCAGAAGGACGCGGTCGACGGCGCGACGTCGCTGCTCAACGCCGGGTGGGCCTCCGCCGACAGGGCGCAGCGCGACGAGCTGGCGGAGCGGCTGGCCGGCTTCCGGTTCGGCGCCGGCTTCGGCAAGACCCTCTCCAAGCTGCTGCGCAAGGGGATCGGCGTCCACCACGCAGGGATGCTGCCGCGCTACCGCCGGGTCGTCGAGCAGCTGGCCCAGGCCGGTCTGCTGCGGGTCATCTGCGGCACGGACACCCTCGGCGTCGGGATCAACGTGCCGATCCGCACCGTGCTCTTCAGCGCGCTCGCGAAGTACGACGGCAACCGGTCGCGGGTGCTGCGCAGCCGGGAGTTCCTCCAGATCGCCGGCCGCGCCGGCCGCGCGGGCTACGACACCGCGGGGTACGTCGTGGTCCAGGCGCCCGAGCACACGATCGCCAACGAGAAGGCCAAGGCCAAGGCCGCGGCCAAGAACGCGGCGATGAGCGCCGAGAAGCAGGCCAAGCGGGGCAGCAAGGCCCAGCTCAAGAAGCCGCCGGAGGGCACGGTGGTGTGGACCGAGCAGACCTACGACAAGCTCGTCGAGGGGCTGCCGGAGCCGCTGGTCTCGCGGATGAAGGTCGACAACGCGATGCTGATCAACGTCCTCGCTCGCGAGGAGGACGCCTTCCCGGTGATGCGCCGGCTGCTCATGGACAACCACGAGGAGCGTCGTCAGCAGCTGCGGCTGGCCCGGCGCGCGCTGCGGCTGGCCCGGTCGCTGGTGCGGTCGGGGACGCTCACGCGCCTGGACGAGCTGGACGAGTTCGGGCGTCGCTACGTGATGACGGTCGACCTGCCGGTGGACTTCGCGCTCAACCAGCCGCTCGCGCACTTCGCGCTCGCGGCGCTCGACGTCCTGGACCCGGAGTCCGAGGACTACACGCTGGACATCGTCTCGGTCATCGAGGCGGTGCTGGAGGGGCCGCGCCAGATCCTGGCGCAGCAGCAGTACGTCGCGCGGGGCGAGGCCGTGGCGGAGATGAAGGCCGACGGCATCGAGTACGAGGAGCGGATGCTGCTGCTCGAGGAGGTCACCTGGCCGCAGCCGCTGGCCGAGCTGCTGACCGCGACGTACGAGATCTACCGCGAGCGGCACCCCTGGCTGCGCGAGGACGCGCTGGCGCCCAAGTCGATCGTGCGCGAGATCTACGAGCAGGGGATGAGCTTCACCGACTTCGTGAGCCGCTACCAGCTCGCCCGGTCCGAAGGCCTGGTGCTGCGCTACCTGACCGATGCCTACCGGACGCTGCGGCAGACGGTGCCGGAGGCGCACCGGACGCCGGAGCTCGATGACCTCGTCGAGTGGCTGGGGGAGACGGTCCGGCAGACCGACTCGTCCCTGCTCGACGAGTGGGAGGCGCTGTCCGACCCGTCGCACGTGCGGACCGACGTGGCGCACCACGAGCCGCCGCCGTCACCGCGGGCGATCTCGAAGCAGGCGCGGGCCTTCCGGGTGATGATCCGCAACGCGATGTGGCGCCGCGTCGAGCTGGTCGCCCGCGACGACCTCGACGGGCTGATGCGGCTGGAGCGGGCGGCCGCCGACCGCACCGACCCGCCCGCCGAGGTGCTGATGACGCGCCCGGCCTGGGACGCGGCGCTCGAGGACTACTACGCCGAGCACGACCGGGTGCTGACCGACGCCGACGCCCGCGGCCCGGCGCTGCTGACCGTGACCGAGTCGGGCCGCGCCTGGGAGGTGCGGCAGACCATCCACGACCCCGAGGGCCACCACGACTGGGTGATCGACGGGATCGTGGACGTCGACGCCTCCGACGACACCGGTGAGCTGGTGCTGGCCGCGGTGGCGATGCACCGGCTCGGGGGCTGA